A stretch of Aureispira sp. CCB-E DNA encodes these proteins:
- a CDS encoding aspartate-semialdehyde dehydrogenase produces MKVAVVGVTGMVGQVMCQVLEERNFPITEFLPVASARSVGKQVTFKGKQYKVIGMQEAIDKAPDLAIFSAGGSTAKEYAPKFAAVGTTVVDNSSAFRMDADKPLIVPEVNLHVLKQEDKIIANPNCSTIQLVVALKPLHETYGIDRLVISTYQSMTGTGVQAVKQYEEEMATGTASNPAYPHPIFQNCLPHCDVFFDNGYTREELKLVKETRKILEDSSLRITATAVRVPVQGGHSESVNVSFHKDFEITELKTILESADGLVVVDNPTNNQYPMPLDAQHKDDVFVGRIRRDESNEKTLNMWVVADNLRKGAATNAVQIAEYLLHKGWLTNETKTALAD; encoded by the coding sequence ATGAAAGTAGCTGTTGTTGGCGTCACAGGTATGGTGGGCCAAGTTATGTGTCAAGTATTGGAAGAACGCAACTTCCCAATTACAGAGTTTTTACCCGTCGCTTCTGCACGTTCCGTAGGTAAACAGGTGACATTTAAGGGGAAACAGTATAAGGTAATAGGAATGCAAGAGGCAATAGATAAGGCACCTGATTTAGCTATCTTTTCTGCAGGAGGAAGTACTGCAAAAGAATATGCCCCTAAGTTTGCTGCTGTTGGAACTACTGTGGTAGATAATTCTTCGGCATTTAGAATGGATGCCGATAAACCTCTAATCGTGCCTGAAGTAAACCTTCATGTTTTAAAACAGGAGGATAAGATTATTGCCAATCCCAACTGTTCGACCATTCAACTCGTCGTCGCTTTAAAACCTCTACATGAAACGTACGGCATTGATCGTTTGGTAATATCTACGTATCAATCAATGACTGGCACTGGTGTACAGGCTGTCAAACAATATGAAGAAGAAATGGCAACAGGAACGGCTAGTAATCCTGCTTATCCACACCCCATTTTTCAAAACTGTTTGCCTCATTGCGATGTCTTTTTTGATAATGGCTATACAAGAGAAGAACTAAAACTTGTTAAAGAAACACGCAAGATACTAGAAGATAGTAGTTTAAGAATTACAGCAACAGCTGTTCGAGTTCCTGTACAAGGAGGACATTCTGAAAGTGTGAATGTTAGCTTTCACAAAGATTTTGAAATTACAGAATTAAAAACTATATTAGAAAGTGCAGATGGTCTTGTCGTTGTAGACAATCCTACAAATAATCAATATCCAATGCCATTGGATGCTCAACACAAAGATGACGTTTTTGTAGGAAGAATTCGCCGAGACGAATCGAATGAGAAGACTCTCAATATGTGGGTTGTTGCAGATAACTTGAGAAAAGGTGCTGCTACAAATGCCGTACAGATTGCAGAGTATTTGCTTCACAAAGGATGGCTAACTAATGAAACAAAAACAGCATTAGCTGATTAA